In Leptodesmis sichuanensis A121, the following are encoded in one genomic region:
- a CDS encoding peptidoglycan-binding domain-containing protein: MELLAFVHSSVNYEDPTPDPELTLDIKVPGSAGVALAGVALAVAAVSASPSKASAATPAIAQGSSGDAVTNVQKALGVEADGQFGPITAASVMDFQIRQGLKQVDGVVGKETATALGLDEKYQPTHFGFSGYVDTCSGCGLNVRSGPGINYRRIGGLSDGTYVETFGPVVERYYSWQRIGHNAWIATDYVEPSYYEPRGWDRWDDCYDSHDYYYKPKRWDPCDDYYYDRYSYDDCYDPCDRYYEPRGWDCYDPCDHYYEPRRWDPCDCYYEPRSYYHDDCYDPCDRYYEPRCYSYDDCGYSYDDCDCY, from the coding sequence ATGGAGTTACTAGCTTTTGTTCACAGTTCTGTGAACTATGAAGATCCAACCCCTGATCCAGAGTTAACTTTAGATATCAAGGTGCCAGGCTCTGCTGGAGTCGCATTGGCTGGTGTTGCACTCGCTGTAGCGGCGGTTAGTGCTTCTCCTAGCAAGGCTTCTGCAGCCACGCCTGCGATCGCTCAGGGCAGTTCTGGTGATGCCGTCACCAATGTACAAAAAGCCCTGGGAGTTGAAGCCGATGGTCAATTTGGTCCCATCACTGCAGCGTCAGTAATGGACTTCCAAATTCGCCAGGGGTTGAAGCAAGTCGATGGTGTAGTGGGTAAGGAAACTGCCACAGCACTGGGTTTAGATGAAAAGTATCAACCAACCCACTTCGGTTTTAGTGGCTATGTGGATACTTGCAGCGGTTGTGGGCTGAATGTGCGGAGTGGCCCTGGGATTAACTACCGTAGAATTGGTGGTTTATCCGATGGCACCTATGTAGAAACCTTTGGCCCTGTTGTTGAGCGGTACTACAGTTGGCAGCGTATTGGTCATAATGCGTGGATTGCCACGGACTATGTCGAGCCTTCCTACTATGAACCCAGAGGCTGGGATCGTTGGGATGACTGTTACGACTCCCATGACTACTACTACAAGCCAAAACGGTGGGATCCCTGCGACGACTATTACTACGATCGCTATAGCTATGATGATTGCTATGACCCCTGCGATCGTTACTACGAGCCGCGCGGGTGGGATTGCTACGACCCCTGCGATCACTACTATGAGCCGAGACGCTGGGATCCCTGCGATTGCTACTACGAGCCACGCAGTTACTACCATGATGATTGCTACGACCCCTGCGATCGCTACTACGAACCACGCTGTTACTCCTATGATGACTGCGGTTACTCCTATGATGACTGCGATTGCTACTAG
- a CDS encoding S1C family serine protease → MSLQKLKVSPRLLAGIFVLALGLGLGTPILLKNFLPFASSGKVELGAANQPLASGTTGDQDRQLSVADTVYQRANPAVVTVYSVNELGSGMVLKSSGLILTNRHVIQNSILASVKTSTGQVYEGQVIDFDMRYDLALIKLNAKDLQLPTVTLAEAVTVKPGDPVFAIGSPAGKAGTITSGTFVGTNEHGSLQTSAGLLSPGNSGGPLLNAQGEVIGISKGLLDNQSGLATSIVPIKELLDRYERIHRPAP, encoded by the coding sequence ATGTCACTACAAAAGCTGAAAGTTTCTCCCCGCTTATTAGCTGGTATTTTTGTCCTGGCCTTAGGTTTGGGCCTGGGTACTCCCATCCTGTTGAAAAATTTCTTGCCCTTCGCCAGTTCCGGAAAAGTTGAATTGGGAGCGGCAAACCAGCCTTTAGCTAGTGGAACAACAGGTGATCAGGACAGGCAACTCTCGGTTGCAGATACGGTTTATCAACGTGCAAACCCTGCGGTTGTCACAGTTTATTCAGTGAATGAATTGGGGTCGGGCATGGTGTTGAAATCGAGCGGTTTAATTTTGACAAACCGCCATGTGATTCAGAATTCCATCCTGGCATCTGTGAAAACTTCTACCGGACAAGTCTATGAAGGCCAGGTGATCGATTTTGATATGCGCTACGACCTGGCGCTGATTAAGCTCAATGCCAAAGATTTGCAACTACCGACAGTGACGCTGGCCGAAGCGGTGACGGTGAAACCAGGAGATCCGGTATTTGCGATCGGTAGCCCTGCAGGCAAAGCTGGAACCATCACGTCGGGAACCTTTGTTGGTACTAATGAGCATGGTAGTTTGCAAACCAGTGCTGGATTGCTGAGTCCTGGCAATTCTGGTGGTCCTTTACTGAATGCTCAAGGTGAAGTGATTGGCATCAGCAAAGGACTACTGGATAACCAGAGTGGTCTGGCCACAAGCATTGTTCCGATTAAGGAATTGCTCGATCGCTATGAACGAATCCATAGACCTGCCCCATAA
- a CDS encoding helix-turn-helix domain-containing protein codes for MELLAQQGITRYRFWQDTGLSRATAYRLCDDPTYIPTGEVIEKICRAYDWQPGDFIIYEPDGEK; via the coding sequence ATGGAACTCTTAGCCCAGCAGGGCATTACCCGGTATCGTTTTTGGCAAGACACCGGGTTGAGTCGGGCAACCGCCTACCGCCTTTGTGATGATCCAACTTATATTCCTACTGGGGAAGTGATTGAAAAGATTTGTCGTGCTTATGACTGGCAGCCGGGAGACTTCATTATTTATGAGCCGGATGGGGAGAAGTAG
- a CDS encoding HNH endonuclease, with the protein MSQLGGKASCCEIAGAIHQQGYEQKYSEVDLTVRRIVYTHCPQHVEEYLGQPVFEALDARYYGFWNPSKKYSDRYVQALYRKKLLNSWNTCMVTGVKIQCKASHIKPRHQCTSQEEQINVFNGLLLSPAIDELFDKGLISFDEQGQILFASELKLHEIQLLGLSDRMKLRGIRSGNRYFLQYHRNKIFLGQEK; encoded by the coding sequence TTGAGCCAGTTGGGTGGTAAAGCGTCTTGTTGCGAAATTGCTGGAGCAATCCACCAACAAGGCTACGAGCAAAAATATTCAGAAGTAGATCTCACTGTCCGCAGAATTGTCTACACCCACTGCCCTCAACACGTTGAGGAATACCTTGGTCAACCAGTCTTTGAGGCATTGGATGCTCGGTACTACGGCTTCTGGAATCCCTCCAAGAAATACAGCGATCGCTATGTACAAGCACTTTACAGAAAAAAGCTGCTTAATTCCTGGAATACGTGCATGGTTACAGGAGTAAAGATTCAGTGCAAAGCTTCACACATCAAACCGCGCCATCAATGTACATCCCAAGAAGAGCAAATCAACGTGTTTAATGGTTTGCTACTCAGTCCTGCAATCGATGAACTATTTGACAAGGGACTAATCAGTTTTGACGAGCAAGGGCAAATCCTATTTGCTTCAGAGCTTAAGCTGCATGAAATTCAGCTATTAGGATTGTCAGATCGAATGAAACTGCGAGGGATTAGGAGTGGAAATCGTTATTTCCTCCAATACCACCGGAACAAAATTTTCCTCGGACAGGAAAAGTAG
- a CDS encoding helix-turn-helix domain-containing protein: MKVLNRVKEFADSRGLTAYALWKATELSEPTVYRLYKDPSLVPSGKVLEGFAKAFPETTPNDWLKFAKSEE; the protein is encoded by the coding sequence ATGAAAGTGCTCAATCGCGTCAAAGAATTTGCAGATTCCAGGGGATTAACGGCTTATGCCCTCTGGAAAGCCACTGAGCTATCAGAGCCAACTGTTTATCGGCTCTACAAAGATCCATCCCTAGTTCCCAGTGGCAAAGTCTTGGAAGGTTTCGCCAAAGCTTTCCCTGAAACCACACCTAATGACTGGCTGAAGTTTGCCAAGAGTGAGGAGTAG
- a CDS encoding peptidoglycan-binding domain-containing protein — MEFLAFVHNAASYEDLTPDPELTLDIKMPGSTGVALAGVALAVAAVSATPNKAAAATSEIAQGSTGAAVTHVQKALGIEADGQFGSQTEAAVMDFQIRQGLKQVDGIVGKETATALGLDEKYQPTYLGYVDTNTGIGLNVRSGPGINFRRIGGLEDGTVIETFGYPVERYYTWQRIGETAWVATDYVTPCYQPTSYDPCDCDYQDTSYDPCYEPQNYDPCDRYYEETSYDPCDRYYQDYSYEDCYGSPYDDYYYSPYSYSNGGGYVATRSGIGLNIRRGPGLDNCIETAVPDGTYLPTVDGTVYRDGYAWEQLPDGNWVAANYLY, encoded by the coding sequence ATGGAGTTTCTAGCGTTTGTTCACAATGCGGCCAGTTATGAAGATCTCACCCCTGATCCAGAATTAACTTTAGATATCAAAATGCCAGGGTCAACCGGAGTAGCCTTAGCAGGGGTGGCTCTGGCTGTAGCAGCAGTGAGTGCGACCCCCAACAAGGCAGCGGCTGCAACCTCGGAGATCGCACAGGGGAGTACTGGCGCAGCAGTCACCCATGTGCAAAAAGCACTGGGAATTGAAGCCGACGGACAGTTTGGATCTCAGACCGAAGCCGCAGTCATGGATTTTCAAATTCGTCAGGGACTGAAGCAGGTAGATGGCATTGTCGGTAAAGAAACGGCAACGGCTCTCGGTTTAGATGAAAAATACCAGCCTACTTATTTAGGGTACGTTGACACCAATACGGGGATTGGGTTGAATGTTCGGAGCGGCCCTGGAATCAATTTCCGGCGAATTGGCGGGTTAGAAGATGGCACAGTTATAGAAACATTTGGTTACCCAGTTGAACGGTACTACACCTGGCAACGCATTGGTGAGACAGCCTGGGTCGCTACGGATTATGTCACCCCTTGCTACCAACCTACTAGCTATGATCCCTGCGACTGTGACTACCAGGACACCAGCTACGATCCTTGCTATGAGCCGCAGAATTATGATCCGTGCGATCGCTACTATGAAGAAACAAGCTACGATCCCTGCGATCGCTACTACCAGGATTACAGCTACGAAGACTGCTACGGCTCGCCTTACGACGACTATTACTACAGCCCCTATTCCTATAGCAATGGCGGCGGGTATGTGGCAACCCGTTCGGGGATTGGCTTGAATATTCGCCGTGGGCCAGGTCTGGACAACTGCATTGAAACTGCGGTTCCCGATGGCACTTACCTGCCCACCGTAGATGGCACCGTCTACCGGGATGGTTATGCCTGGGAACAATTGCCCGATGGAAATTGGGTAGCCGCCAACTACCTGTACTAA
- a CDS encoding STAS-like domain-containing protein, protein MNYKIYEITGEYATDADSGQQVYDLIHPALLAGNSVELDFSGISVFASAFFNFAIGQLLKDLSPDTLNKLLKITELSPNGYSILKRVVENAKHYYSDVQYQNAVDTVLEEYAASF, encoded by the coding sequence ATGAACTATAAGATCTATGAAATCACAGGAGAATACGCCACTGATGCCGATAGTGGGCAGCAGGTCTATGACCTCATTCATCCTGCACTCCTTGCTGGTAACTCTGTAGAGCTAGACTTCAGCGGGATCAGTGTATTTGCGTCTGCTTTCTTCAACTTTGCGATCGGGCAACTCCTAAAAGACCTTTCTCCTGACACACTCAACAAACTTCTCAAAATCACAGAACTATCTCCTAATGGATACAGCATTCTGAAGCGCGTCGTTGAGAATGCCAAGCATTATTATTCAGATGTGCAATATCAAAATGCGGTAGATACTGTTCTGGAAGAGTACGCTGCCAGTTTCTAG
- a CDS encoding ATP-binding protein, with the protein METISDRPSHYDKLFRICHEIAQLPENCLDITIDFNYCEFLGHTGVAFLGGLAHLIQARGGRVSFNWDSLRSNICMNLAQNGFLYHFGYGSSSWDGNSIPYRYDLHYNATALGDYLRYKWLGKGWVNISSGLQKVIADNVLEIYLNAFDHSQSEIGVFSCGQHYPKLEMLHLTVIDFGIGIPTSVCSLPQNVLFTAKEALSWAFEPGNTTKQNGISRGLGLNLLQEFIAKNHGNLMIFSNNGYVAIDDNGMRYENKDINFSGTLVNIALRCDEQYYCLASEVPSIEEPLF; encoded by the coding sequence TTGGAAACGATCAGTGATCGGCCAAGCCATTATGACAAACTCTTCAGAATCTGCCATGAGATAGCTCAATTACCTGAAAACTGCCTCGACATCACCATCGATTTTAACTACTGCGAATTCTTAGGTCATACGGGTGTCGCCTTCCTGGGTGGATTAGCCCATCTCATTCAGGCACGAGGTGGTCGCGTCAGTTTCAACTGGGATAGTCTCCGCTCAAATATTTGCATGAACCTGGCTCAAAATGGGTTTCTCTATCACTTTGGCTACGGCTCCTCATCGTGGGATGGTAATTCAATCCCCTACCGCTACGACCTCCACTACAACGCTACTGCGCTCGGAGACTATCTCAGATACAAGTGGCTGGGAAAAGGGTGGGTCAATATCAGTTCAGGGTTACAAAAAGTAATCGCAGACAACGTCTTAGAAATCTACCTCAATGCCTTCGACCATAGCCAGTCTGAAATCGGTGTGTTTAGCTGTGGTCAACATTATCCCAAACTGGAAATGCTGCACCTCACCGTCATCGACTTCGGAATCGGTATTCCTACCAGCGTCTGCTCCTTACCCCAAAACGTCCTTTTTACTGCCAAAGAAGCTCTATCCTGGGCGTTCGAGCCTGGAAACACCACAAAACAAAATGGCATTTCTCGCGGTTTAGGGTTAAATCTATTGCAGGAGTTCATAGCTAAAAATCATGGAAACTTGATGATTTTCAGTAACAACGGCTATGTCGCCATAGACGATAATGGAATGAGATATGAGAACAAGGATATTAATTTTTCTGGAACGCTTGTAAACATTGCCCTTCGGTGCGATGAGCAGTATTACTGCCTAGCATCCGAAGTTCCGTCGATTGAGGAACCGCTGTTTTAA